From a region of the Mycobacterium sp. SMC-8 genome:
- a CDS encoding PaaI family thioesterase, with product MPYPLNTPLGRFGIETAEEHSDRCVASIPAAGLVNPLTGAATTAPVAMLVDHAGGLINHARRSPREWTVSSELSLELVPEAADIIAAAPGRDVVAVATPLGRKGLVALSVCELSVGAEVIATATVRSFYITVPDTLAPWPDGPGGTLPGPRLDQLMAVSVGESGGTTAVLVQGDDPVLNNSVGAVHGGVASMGLELVGNAAVNHGTLHEYRTASLRVNFLRPFHGGEQSHYRAEASHTGRSSAVADARAVGRDGRTAIAARLTAYR from the coding sequence GTGCCGTATCCGCTGAACACGCCACTGGGTCGCTTCGGGATCGAGACGGCCGAGGAGCACAGCGACCGCTGCGTCGCGTCCATCCCGGCCGCCGGTCTGGTCAACCCGCTGACCGGTGCCGCCACCACCGCTCCGGTGGCGATGCTGGTCGACCACGCCGGCGGGCTGATCAACCACGCGCGCCGCAGTCCCCGGGAGTGGACGGTGTCCAGCGAACTGTCCCTCGAACTGGTGCCCGAGGCCGCCGACATCATCGCGGCGGCGCCCGGGCGCGACGTGGTCGCGGTGGCCACGCCGCTGGGCCGCAAGGGGCTGGTCGCGCTGAGCGTGTGCGAACTGAGCGTGGGCGCCGAGGTGATCGCCACCGCGACGGTCCGGTCGTTCTACATCACCGTGCCGGACACCTTGGCCCCGTGGCCGGACGGGCCGGGCGGAACGCTGCCGGGTCCCCGCCTGGATCAGCTGATGGCGGTCAGTGTCGGCGAATCCGGTGGCACGACAGCGGTTTTGGTCCAGGGTGATGACCCGGTGCTGAACAACAGTGTCGGAGCGGTGCACGGCGGTGTGGCGTCGATGGGACTGGAGTTGGTCGGCAACGCCGCGGTGAACCATGGCACGCTGCACGAGTACCGCACCGCGTCACTGCGGGTGAACTTCCTGCGGCCCTTCCACGGCGGCGAACAGTCGCACTACCGGGCCGAGGCCAGCCACACCGGGCGCAGCAGCGCCGTGGCCGACGCCCGTGCGGTGGGGCGCGACGGCCGGACCGCCATCGCGGCCCGCCTGACCGCCTACCGGTGA
- a CDS encoding Dps family protein produces the protein MTAFTVPGLTDKQGAEVAELLQKALSRYNDLHLTLKHVHWNVVGPNFIGVHEMIDPQVELVRGYADEAAERIAALGQSPLGTPGAIINDRTWDDYSVNRDTVQAHLAALDLVYVGVIEDTRKSIERLGELDPVSEDMLIGHAAELEKFQWFVRAHLENSGGQLVNEGAETEKSAASKAKKNS, from the coding sequence ATGACTGCGTTCACCGTTCCCGGCCTGACCGACAAGCAGGGGGCCGAAGTCGCCGAGCTGCTGCAGAAAGCGCTCAGCAGGTACAACGACCTTCACCTGACCCTCAAACACGTCCACTGGAATGTGGTGGGGCCCAACTTCATCGGCGTCCACGAGATGATCGACCCGCAGGTCGAGCTGGTGCGCGGCTACGCCGACGAGGCTGCCGAGCGTATCGCCGCGCTGGGGCAGTCGCCGCTGGGTACCCCCGGCGCGATCATCAACGACCGCACCTGGGATGACTACTCGGTCAACCGCGACACCGTGCAGGCGCACCTAGCCGCACTCGATCTGGTCTACGTGGGCGTCATCGAGGACACCCGCAAGAGCATCGAGCGACTCGGGGAACTCGACCCGGTGTCCGAGGACATGCTGATCGGCCATGCCGCCGAGCTGGAGAAGTTCCAGTGGTTCGTCCGGGCGCACCTGGAGAACTCCGGGGGGCAGTTGGTCAACGAAGGCGCCGAGACGGAGAAGTCCGCGGCGTCGAAGGCCAAGAAGAACTCGTAA
- a CDS encoding DNA-3-methyladenine glycosylase, producing MRISASVAFAGPVNLGWTLSPLRRGRGDPCYHDAPDGAIWRTSLMRSGAVTARLSRGAPGVVDCEAWGPGGAEFADTLSALLGADDDTSGFDPQEPTVAAALRKAPHLRLGRTGRVLEALIPAVLEQRVVGKDAFGSWRRLVTRYGSPAPGPAPEHMRVPPSADVWRRVPSWEFHLANVDPGRARTVVGCAQRADALERLVGRPAEAARTAMMSLPGVGIWTAAETAQRAFGDADALSVGDYHLAKVVGWTLLGRPIDDPQMIDLLEPMRPHRHRAVRLLEVSGLAFKPRFGPRLSIPRLADL from the coding sequence ATGCGGATTTCGGCCAGCGTCGCGTTCGCCGGCCCCGTCAATCTCGGCTGGACACTGTCTCCGCTGCGCCGCGGCCGGGGCGACCCGTGCTACCACGACGCGCCCGACGGAGCGATCTGGCGGACCAGCCTGATGCGCAGCGGCGCGGTCACCGCGCGGCTCAGTCGCGGCGCGCCCGGCGTCGTCGACTGCGAAGCGTGGGGTCCCGGCGGTGCGGAGTTCGCCGACACGCTGTCCGCCCTGCTGGGCGCCGACGACGACACCTCGGGATTCGATCCGCAGGAACCCACGGTCGCCGCCGCCCTGCGCAAGGCGCCGCACCTGCGGCTGGGCCGCACCGGCCGGGTGCTGGAGGCGCTCATCCCGGCCGTCCTGGAACAGCGGGTCGTCGGCAAGGACGCATTCGGGTCGTGGCGCCGGTTGGTGACCCGCTACGGCTCGCCCGCCCCCGGCCCCGCGCCCGAACACATGCGGGTGCCGCCGTCCGCGGACGTCTGGCGGCGCGTCCCGTCGTGGGAATTCCACCTCGCCAACGTCGACCCCGGCCGGGCGCGCACCGTCGTCGGCTGTGCGCAACGCGCCGACGCCCTGGAGCGGCTGGTCGGCCGGCCCGCCGAGGCGGCCCGCACCGCGATGATGTCGCTGCCCGGGGTCGGCATCTGGACCGCCGCCGAGACCGCTCAACGGGCATTCGGAGACGCCGACGCGCTCTCCGTCGGCGACTACCACCTGGCCAAGGTGGTCGGCTGGACTCTGCTGGGCCGCCCGATCGACGACCCGCAGATGATCGACCTGCTCGAACCCATGCGACCGCACCGGCACCGCGCCGTGCGGCTGCTCGAAGTCAGCGGTCTGGCGTTCAAACCGCGCTTCGGCCCGCGCCTGTCGATTCCGCGCCTGGCCGATCTGTGA
- a CDS encoding DUF427 domain-containing protein yields the protein MTDRPVREPSPAHPITVVPTGRHVVVRVNGEVIAETDAAFTLQEASYPAVQYIPLADVAADRLRPSGTATYCPYKGDAGYYDIVAGGQTVPDAVWTYREPYPAVAQIAGHVAFYADKADVTVDP from the coding sequence ATGACCGACCGACCCGTCCGCGAACCCTCGCCGGCCCATCCCATCACCGTCGTACCTACCGGCCGCCACGTCGTGGTCCGGGTCAACGGTGAGGTCATCGCCGAAACCGATGCCGCCTTCACGTTGCAGGAGGCGTCCTACCCTGCGGTGCAGTACATACCGTTGGCCGATGTGGCGGCCGACCGGCTGCGTCCCAGCGGCACCGCGACCTACTGTCCGTACAAGGGCGACGCCGGCTACTACGACATCGTCGCCGGCGGCCAGACCGTGCCGGACGCGGTGTGGACCTACCGCGAGCCGTACCCCGCCGTCGCGCAGATCGCCGGTCACGTCGCCTTCTACGCGGACAAGGCCGATGTCACCGTCGACCCCTAG
- a CDS encoding FAD-binding oxidoreductase produces MLTRLPVNGHVSHWFDGLPISRAPLPGTRDADVCIVGAGYTGLWTAYYLKRADPSLRVVVLEARFAGYGASGRNGGWLSGLVPGDRERMAHRYGRDGVIAWQRALNDAVDEVIGVADREGIDAGIVKGGTLEVARNAAQATRLAAALDAERRWQVDGVEALTAPEAARRIRLDGVVAAYHNPHCARIQPAHLVRGLADAAERLGVVIHERSPVTEIRPGRAATPWGAVNAGVVLRATEGFTAGLPGLKRRWLPMNSSMIATDPIPAELWDTIGWHGRETLGDLAHGFFYAQRTVDDRIAIGGRSVPYRFGSRTDRDGRVPERTIARLAATLRAVLPQVSHVPIAHGWCGVLAVPRDWEAAVDFDSSTGLGWAGGYVGHGVTATNLAARTLTDLVCGRESELTALPWVGHRAKNWEPEPLRWLGVRGMYLTYRAADWHEARGTRRTSPIAVVADRIAGRPH; encoded by the coding sequence GTGCTCACTCGCTTGCCGGTGAACGGCCACGTGTCCCACTGGTTCGACGGACTGCCGATCAGCCGCGCGCCGCTGCCGGGGACCCGGGACGCCGATGTCTGCATCGTCGGCGCCGGCTACACCGGCCTGTGGACCGCGTACTACCTCAAGCGCGCGGACCCGTCGCTGCGCGTGGTCGTGCTGGAGGCGCGCTTCGCCGGGTACGGGGCGTCAGGGCGCAACGGCGGATGGCTGTCGGGTCTGGTTCCCGGCGACCGTGAGCGCATGGCGCACCGGTATGGCCGCGACGGGGTGATCGCGTGGCAGCGCGCGCTCAACGACGCCGTCGACGAGGTGATCGGCGTCGCCGACCGGGAAGGCATCGACGCCGGCATCGTCAAGGGCGGCACCTTGGAGGTGGCCCGCAACGCCGCGCAGGCCACCCGACTGGCCGCGGCGCTGGACGCCGAACGTCGCTGGCAGGTCGACGGTGTCGAAGCGCTGACCGCACCCGAAGCAGCCCGACGGATCCGGCTCGACGGCGTGGTCGCCGCCTACCACAACCCGCACTGCGCCCGGATCCAGCCGGCGCACCTGGTGCGCGGCCTGGCCGACGCCGCCGAACGGCTCGGCGTGGTCATCCACGAGCGGTCCCCGGTCACCGAGATCCGACCGGGCCGCGCCGCCACGCCGTGGGGCGCGGTGAACGCCGGGGTGGTGCTGCGGGCCACCGAGGGCTTCACCGCCGGCTTGCCGGGTCTGAAGCGGCGGTGGCTGCCCATGAACAGTTCGATGATCGCGACGGACCCGATTCCCGCAGAGCTCTGGGACACCATCGGGTGGCACGGCCGGGAGACCCTCGGCGACCTCGCGCACGGGTTCTTCTACGCCCAGCGCACCGTCGACGACCGCATCGCGATCGGCGGGCGCAGCGTGCCCTACCGGTTCGGATCCCGCACCGACCGGGACGGGCGGGTGCCCGAACGCACCATCGCGCGCCTCGCCGCGACCCTGAGGGCCGTGCTGCCACAGGTGTCCCACGTGCCGATCGCGCACGGCTGGTGCGGTGTGCTGGCCGTCCCCCGCGACTGGGAGGCGGCCGTCGACTTCGACAGCTCGACCGGGCTGGGCTGGGCCGGCGGCTACGTCGGGCACGGCGTCACCGCGACCAACCTCGCCGCGCGCACGCTGACCGACCTGGTGTGCGGCCGCGAGTCGGAACTGACCGCGCTGCCCTGGGTCGGTCACCGCGCGAAGAACTGGGAACCGGAGCCGCTGCGCTGGCTGGGCGTGCGCGGCATGTACCTGACCTACCGGGCCGCCGACTGGCACGAGGCTCGCGGCACCAGGCGCACCTCGCCCATCGCGGTGGTGGCGGACAGGATCGCCGGCCGCCCGCACTGA
- a CDS encoding NAD-dependent epimerase/dehydratase family protein, whose protein sequence is MTGPSAVAPPAPVLVIGANGYLGSHVTRRLVADGHRVRVMVRDGANTVGIDDLDVTRFVGDIWDDEVVRSAMTGCEVVYYCVVDTRGWLRDPAPLFRTNVDGTRNVLDIAVEPAVAAGLKKFVFTSSYVTVGRRRGTVATEADVLGDRELTRLTPYVRSRVQAENLVMAYAREQGLPAVAMCVSTTYGAGDWGRTPHGAIIAGAAYGKLPFVMSGIELEAVGVDDAAAALVLAAEKGRVGERYLISEKMISNAEVVRIAAEAAGVPAPTRSIPLPLSYAMAALGSVKARLQGTDERLSLGSLRLMRAEAPVDCSKARDELGWRPGPVEESIREAAKFWVGLRRAKQARVTG, encoded by the coding sequence ATGACCGGACCGTCTGCTGTCGCACCGCCGGCCCCGGTGCTCGTCATCGGCGCCAACGGCTACCTCGGCAGCCACGTCACCCGCCGGCTCGTCGCCGACGGTCACCGGGTGCGGGTGATGGTGCGCGACGGCGCCAACACCGTCGGCATCGACGATCTGGACGTGACCCGCTTCGTCGGGGACATCTGGGACGACGAGGTGGTGCGCAGCGCGATGACCGGGTGTGAGGTGGTGTACTACTGCGTCGTGGACACCCGCGGCTGGCTGCGGGACCCGGCGCCGTTGTTCCGCACCAACGTCGACGGCACCCGCAACGTGCTCGACATCGCCGTCGAACCGGCCGTCGCGGCGGGGCTGAAGAAGTTCGTGTTCACCAGCAGCTACGTGACCGTCGGGCGCCGCCGCGGGACGGTGGCCACCGAGGCCGACGTGCTCGGCGACCGTGAACTCACCCGCCTGACCCCGTACGTCCGCTCGCGGGTGCAGGCCGAGAACCTGGTCATGGCGTACGCGCGGGAACAGGGACTGCCGGCGGTGGCGATGTGCGTATCCACCACCTACGGCGCCGGCGACTGGGGCCGCACCCCGCACGGGGCGATCATCGCCGGTGCGGCCTACGGGAAGCTGCCCTTCGTGATGAGTGGCATCGAGCTGGAAGCCGTGGGCGTCGACGACGCGGCCGCAGCGCTGGTGCTGGCCGCCGAGAAGGGCCGTGTCGGGGAGCGCTACCTGATCTCGGAGAAGATGATCTCCAACGCCGAGGTGGTGCGGATCGCCGCCGAGGCGGCCGGGGTGCCGGCGCCGACGAGGTCGATTCCGCTGCCGCTGTCGTACGCGATGGCGGCGCTGGGCAGCGTGAAGGCCCGGCTGCAGGGCACCGACGAACGGCTCTCGCTGGGCTCGCTGCGCCTGATGCGCGCCGAGGCGCCGGTCGACTGCAGCAAGGCGCGAGACGAACTCGGTTGGCGGCCCGGACCGGTCGAAGAGTCGATCCGGGAGGCGGCGAAGTTCTGGGTCGGCCTGCGGCGAGCCAAGCAGGCCCGAGTCACCGGGTGA
- a CDS encoding nuclear transport factor 2 family protein: MAANTFTRDELVAAFTEFEKTVDRAARTRDWDPWVDQYTDDVLYIEHAAGTMRGREEVRPWIWRTMESFPGSYMTSFPSRWSVIDEGTGRIICELDNPMRDPGDGTVISATNISILTYAGDGRWQRQEDVYNPLRFVAATVKWCRKAEELGTLPDVAAEWMAKYGGAR; the protein is encoded by the coding sequence GTGGCGGCCAACACTTTCACCCGGGACGAACTCGTCGCGGCGTTCACCGAATTCGAGAAGACGGTCGACCGGGCGGCGCGGACCAGGGACTGGGATCCGTGGGTTGACCAGTACACCGACGACGTCCTCTACATCGAGCACGCGGCCGGGACGATGCGCGGCCGCGAGGAGGTGCGGCCGTGGATATGGCGCACCATGGAGTCGTTTCCCGGCAGCTACATGACGTCGTTCCCGTCGCGGTGGAGCGTCATCGACGAAGGCACGGGCAGGATCATCTGCGAGCTCGACAACCCGATGCGCGATCCCGGTGACGGCACCGTCATCAGCGCCACCAACATCTCGATCCTGACCTACGCCGGCGACGGCAGGTGGCAACGGCAGGAAGACGTGTACAACCCGCTGCGGTTCGTGGCGGCGACGGTGAAATGGTGCCGGAAGGCAGAGGAACTCGGCACGTTGCCCGACGTCGCGGCGGAGTGGATGGCCAAGTACGGCGGCGCCCGATGA
- the msrA gene encoding peptide-methionine (S)-S-oxide reductase MsrA — translation MSDYKRAVLAGGCFWGMQDLIRKQPGVVSTRVGYTGGQNDHPTYRNHPGHAEAIEIVYDPTQTDYRALLEFFFQIHDPTTKNRQGNDVGTSYRSEIFYVDEEQRQIALDTIADVDASGLWPGKVVTEVSPAPDFWEAEPEHQDYLERYPNGYTCHFPRPGWKLPRRAQV, via the coding sequence GTGAGCGACTACAAGCGAGCCGTACTGGCGGGCGGGTGCTTCTGGGGCATGCAGGACCTGATCCGCAAGCAGCCCGGCGTCGTGTCCACGAGAGTGGGCTACACGGGCGGGCAGAACGACCATCCGACCTACCGCAATCATCCCGGGCACGCCGAGGCGATCGAGATCGTCTACGACCCCACCCAGACCGACTACCGCGCGCTGCTGGAGTTCTTCTTCCAGATCCACGACCCGACCACGAAGAACCGGCAGGGCAACGACGTCGGCACGAGCTACCGGTCGGAGATCTTCTACGTCGACGAGGAGCAGCGCCAGATCGCGCTGGACACCATCGCCGACGTCGACGCGTCAGGTCTGTGGCCCGGCAAGGTCGTCACCGAAGTCAGTCCGGCGCCGGACTTCTGGGAGGCCGAGCCCGAGCACCAGGACTATCTGGAGCGCTACCCGAACGGCTACACCTGCCACTTCCCGCGGCCCGGCTGGAAGCTGCCCCGGCGCGCTCAGGTTTAA
- a CDS encoding cytochrome P450 — MSEATITADHSTAAAGRPVRLPPTPRIPKVLQAVGFSLSRQWTVAQIVRRYGDVFTMTLPVFGRTVMVTDPALAKQLFMANTDDVGNIQPNLSRVLGSGSVFALDGADHRRRRKLLTPPFHGKSIKNYERIFEEETLREAADWPEGQPFETLEPMMRITLNAILRAVFGADGAHLDELRRIIPPWVTLGSRLAVLPTPQRTYGRFSPWGRLAAYRRRYDEVIGRLIDAVQADPNFGTRDDILALLLRSTYEDGSTMSRQDIGDELLTLLAAGHETTAATLGWAFERISRHPEVLAELMAEVDSGGNEYRQATILEIQRARTVIDFAGRHVYSPTFELGEWVIPRGYSIVVAIGQVHHRSDDFPDPERFDPRRFLGQRPPTFAHLPFGGGTRRCVGAVFANVEMDVVLRTVLQHFEIETTAAPGEKMHSRGVAYTPADGGRVVMRRRRTGPA, encoded by the coding sequence ATGAGCGAAGCGACCATCACCGCAGACCACTCGACCGCGGCGGCCGGCCGGCCGGTGCGGCTGCCACCCACCCCGCGGATACCGAAAGTTCTTCAGGCGGTTGGATTTTCGCTGTCCCGGCAGTGGACGGTGGCGCAGATCGTGCGCCGCTACGGTGACGTATTCACCATGACCTTGCCGGTGTTCGGCCGGACGGTGATGGTGACCGATCCGGCGTTGGCCAAGCAGCTGTTCATGGCCAACACCGACGACGTCGGCAACATCCAACCCAATCTGTCCCGCGTGCTGGGTTCGGGTTCGGTGTTCGCCCTCGACGGCGCCGACCACCGCAGGCGGCGCAAGTTGCTCACCCCGCCGTTCCACGGCAAGAGCATCAAGAACTACGAGCGGATCTTCGAAGAGGAGACGCTGCGGGAGGCCGCCGACTGGCCGGAGGGCCAACCGTTCGAGACGCTCGAGCCGATGATGCGGATCACCCTGAACGCGATCCTGCGGGCGGTGTTCGGCGCCGACGGCGCGCACCTCGACGAGTTGCGCCGGATCATCCCGCCATGGGTCACGCTCGGTTCGCGCCTGGCGGTCCTGCCGACCCCGCAACGCACGTACGGACGTTTCAGCCCGTGGGGCCGGCTGGCCGCCTACCGGCGCCGCTACGACGAGGTCATCGGCCGGCTGATCGACGCCGTGCAGGCCGACCCGAATTTCGGCACCCGCGATGACATCCTGGCGCTGTTGCTGCGCAGCACCTACGAGGACGGCTCGACGATGTCGCGGCAGGACATCGGTGACGAGCTGCTGACCCTGCTGGCCGCCGGGCACGAGACCACCGCGGCGACCCTGGGCTGGGCGTTCGAGCGCATCAGCCGTCACCCCGAGGTGCTGGCCGAACTCATGGCCGAGGTGGACAGCGGCGGCAACGAGTACCGGCAGGCGACCATTCTGGAGATCCAGCGTGCGCGCACCGTGATCGACTTCGCCGGCCGCCACGTCTACTCGCCGACCTTCGAGCTCGGCGAGTGGGTGATCCCGCGCGGCTATTCGATCGTCGTCGCCATCGGTCAGGTACATCACCGCTCGGACGACTTCCCGGATCCCGAGCGCTTCGACCCGCGGCGGTTCCTGGGCCAGCGCCCTCCCACTTTCGCGCACCTGCCCTTCGGCGGCGGCACCCGGCGCTGCGTGGGGGCGGTGTTCGCCAACGTCGAGATGGATGTGGTGCTGCGAACGGTGTTGCAGCACTTCGAGATCGAGACGACCGCCGCGCCGGGGGAGAAGATGCACTCGCGGGGAGTGGCGTACACGCCCGCCGACGGCGGGCGAGTGGTCATGCGCCGCCGTCGGACGGGCCCGGCGTGA
- a CDS encoding TetR/AcrR family transcriptional regulator: MKTKVTIPVPVSRDASVTDRLLDGLTSSIVERGYRDSTVADVVRHARTSKRTFYEQFASKEECLIELLRRNNADLIAHIRATVQPDVDWQQQIRQAVDAYVEHISARPAITLCWIREAPALGAAARPLHRQVMRDLTGLLVSLTSNPGFQRAGIVPIASPMAVLLLGGLRELTALFVEDGRDVHGIADTAVAAATALVGTR; encoded by the coding sequence GTGAAGACGAAAGTGACGATTCCGGTTCCGGTCAGCCGCGACGCGTCGGTGACCGACCGACTGCTCGATGGATTGACGTCGTCCATCGTCGAACGCGGATACCGCGACAGCACGGTCGCCGATGTCGTGCGGCATGCCCGCACCTCCAAGCGCACGTTCTACGAACAGTTCGCGAGCAAGGAAGAGTGCCTCATCGAGTTGTTGCGCCGCAACAACGCCGACCTGATCGCCCACATCCGGGCGACCGTCCAACCGGATGTGGACTGGCAGCAGCAGATTCGGCAAGCCGTGGACGCCTACGTCGAACACATCAGTGCGCGCCCGGCGATCACACTGTGCTGGATCCGGGAAGCCCCCGCGCTCGGCGCGGCCGCGCGTCCCCTGCATCGTCAGGTGATGCGTGACCTGACCGGGCTGCTGGTGTCGCTGACGAGCAACCCTGGGTTCCAGCGGGCCGGGATCGTGCCGATCGCCTCGCCGATGGCGGTCCTGCTGCTCGGCGGACTGCGGGAGCTCACCGCCCTTTTCGTCGAGGACGGACGCGACGTGCACGGCATCGCCGACACCGCGGTCGCCGCGGCCACCGCACTGGTCGGCACGCGCTGA
- a CDS encoding TetR/AcrR family transcriptional regulator — MSDPALESTRRRLTARQADTVDRLGRAAVELLTRHGYAALTVRRVAAEAGVGSATAYTYFSSKEHLVAEVFWRRLAASPEVEHGSDDPAARVTAVLGHISSLVADDPDFAGAVTTALLGKDPDVEVLRLRIGRDIRDRLSAALGAGTDPDVIDALEMLYSGALVRAGMGYASYSEIVAKLEKSARLMLA; from the coding sequence GTGTCCGATCCGGCTCTGGAGTCGACTCGGCGTCGCCTGACGGCCCGGCAGGCCGACACGGTGGACCGCTTGGGGCGTGCCGCGGTCGAACTGCTCACACGGCACGGATATGCGGCCCTGACCGTGCGCCGGGTGGCCGCCGAGGCCGGTGTCGGGTCCGCCACGGCCTACACCTACTTCTCGTCCAAGGAACATCTTGTCGCCGAGGTGTTCTGGCGCCGGCTGGCCGCTTCGCCAGAGGTCGAGCACGGGTCGGATGACCCCGCCGCCCGGGTTACCGCGGTACTCGGGCACATCTCGTCGCTCGTCGCCGACGACCCGGACTTCGCCGGGGCGGTGACCACCGCGCTGCTCGGCAAGGATCCGGACGTCGAGGTGCTGCGGTTGCGCATCGGCCGCGACATCCGGGACCGCTTGTCGGCGGCGCTGGGAGCCGGCACCGATCCCGACGTCATCGATGCGCTGGAGATGCTCTATTCGGGCGCACTGGTGCGCGCCGGCATGGGGTACGCGTCGTACTCCGAGATCGTGGCGAAGCTGGAGAAGTCGGCGCGATTGATGCTGGCCTGA
- a CDS encoding class I SAM-dependent methyltransferase, translating into MSDTTASRPAGTDSALPPAAAALFELAEQVTGFMPADEGRALYDTALQYLADSVGVEIGTYCGKSTVMLGAAAQQTGGLIYTVDHHHGSEEHQAGWEYHDATLVDPVTGLFDTLPTLRHTLDAAGLDEHVVAVVGRSPVVARGWGTPLRLLFIDGGHTEEAANRDFDGWARWVAVGGALVIHDVFPDPADGGQAPFLIYRRALDSGDFREVRATGSMRVLERICGQPGTLGAD; encoded by the coding sequence ATGAGTGACACGACGGCGAGCCGTCCAGCCGGCACCGACTCCGCGCTTCCGCCTGCCGCGGCAGCCCTTTTCGAGCTCGCGGAACAGGTCACCGGGTTCATGCCCGCCGACGAGGGGCGCGCCCTCTATGACACCGCCCTGCAGTACCTCGCCGACAGCGTCGGGGTCGAAATCGGCACGTACTGCGGCAAGTCCACGGTCATGCTGGGCGCCGCGGCACAGCAGACCGGAGGCCTGATCTACACCGTCGACCACCATCACGGATCCGAGGAACATCAGGCCGGGTGGGAGTACCACGACGCGACCCTGGTCGATCCGGTCACCGGACTGTTCGACACGCTGCCGACACTGCGCCACACGCTCGACGCCGCGGGGCTCGACGAGCACGTCGTGGCCGTCGTCGGACGCTCCCCGGTGGTGGCCCGCGGCTGGGGAACACCGCTGCGGTTGCTGTTCATCGACGGTGGGCACACCGAGGAGGCCGCCAACCGCGACTTCGACGGGTGGGCCCGCTGGGTGGCCGTGGGCGGCGCACTGGTCATCCATGACGTGTTTCCCGATCCGGCCGACGGCGGTCAGGCCCCGTTCCTCATCTACCGGCGCGCCCTCGACAGCGGCGACTTCCGGGAGGTTCGGGCCACCGGGTCGATGCGGGTACTCGAGCGGATCTGCGGGCAACCCGGAACCCTGGGCGCCGACTAG